The genomic segment CCGACCAGCAGCCGGCGGTTGGCGTAGAATTCCACCAGCGGCGCGGTCTGGCGCTGGTACACCTGCAGGCGGTGGCGCACCGCGGCCGGGCGGTCGTCGTCGCGCTGGGTCAGCGCCCGTCCGCACCGGTCGCATGCGCCGGCCACGCGCGGCGGGCGGTTGCCGAGATGGTAGATTTCGCCGTCGGCGGTACAGACCCGGCGACCGGAGATGCGCAGCACCGCGAGGTCGTCCGACACGTCGAGTTTGATGGCGGCGCTCACTTCGCTGAGCGCCTGCAGCGCCTCGGCCTGGGCGATGGTGCGCGGGAATCCGTCCAGCAGGTAGCCGCTGCTTGCGTCCTCGGCGGCGAGCCGCTCCCGGATCAGTGCCACGGTCACCTGGTCGGCAACCAGCTCGCCGCGCTTGATGGTGGCGGCGACCTCCCTGCCCAGCCGGGTGCCGGCGCCGATGGCGGCGCGGAACATGTCCCCCGACGAAATGTGCGGAATGCCCAGGCGCGCGCTCAGCAGCTCCGCAACCGTGCCCTTGCCCGCGCCGGGCGGCCCCAACAGGACCAGGTTGGACGGACCGTGGTGAGCGGCCTCCGCGGTGTCGGCGGCGGGCGTCCCCGCGACCGCCTCGAGTGACTGTGTGCCGATAGCCGAATTCATTACGTGCCCTGCGAGTAGTCCTGCGCGTATGCCTGTTGCGCCGGCGACAGCGCGTCGATCTCTATTCCCATCGTGCGCAGCTTGATCGCCGCGATCTCCCGAT from the Spirochaetaceae bacterium genome contains:
- a CDS encoding adenylate kinase, with the protein product MNSAIGTQSLEAVAGTPAADTAEAAHHGPSNLVLLGPPGAGKGTVAELLSARLGIPHISSGDMFRAAIGAGTRLGREVAATIKRGELVADQVTVALIRERLAAEDASSGYLLDGFPRTIAQAEALQALSEVSAAIKLDVSDDLAVLRISGRRVCTADGEIYHLGNRPPRVAGACDRCGRALTQRDDDRPAAVRHRLQVYQRQTAPLVEFYANRRLLVGIDGTPPAVQVRDQILSYLRTRGT